In Maridesulfovibrio frigidus DSM 17176, a genomic segment contains:
- a CDS encoding PTS sugar transporter subunit IIA: MDTEANKVGIVILTHGNFGKALIEAAELIVGPQDNVLPLSVDGTKEIDVAVKELKKNISKVNTGAGILILTDMFGGTPTNLSLSLLKSDDMEVITGVSLPMLLKALQKRTESLQIMAEEISRAGVKGIVVAGEMLRKRTSKG; encoded by the coding sequence ATGGACACGGAAGCAAATAAAGTCGGAATAGTGATTTTAACTCATGGAAACTTCGGCAAGGCACTAATCGAGGCCGCCGAGTTGATTGTTGGTCCTCAGGATAACGTGTTGCCTCTTAGCGTCGATGGTACCAAAGAGATAGATGTTGCTGTTAAAGAGCTCAAAAAAAATATTTCCAAAGTTAATACCGGTGCCGGTATTTTAATTCTTACAGATATGTTCGGTGGTACGCCTACCAATTTAAGTCTTTCACTTCTTAAAAGTGATGATATGGAAGTTATCACCGGCGTGAGTCTGCCAATGCTCTTAAAGGCTCTCCAGAAACGCACTGAATCTCTGCAGATAATGGCCGAAGAAATAAGCAGAGCAGGCGTTAAGGGTATTGTTGTTGCTGGTGAAATGCTTCGAAAACGAACTTCAAAGGGTTAA
- a CDS encoding PTS sugar transporter subunit IIB, which translates to MVWVRIDNRLVHGQIIETWLPYTHAKHIVVANDAVAGDALQQQIMSLAIPHSITCSFSTVEDLSETVMSLGGCSSAGNTIILFSSCEDVRKAFEAGFKFSSVNIGNIHYGPGKKQISPSVALSSDDESCLHYFKGKGIELDFRCVPNDPVQVRFS; encoded by the coding sequence ATGGTTTGGGTCAGAATAGATAATAGACTTGTGCATGGGCAGATCATTGAAACATGGCTGCCGTATACTCATGCTAAGCATATCGTTGTTGCTAATGATGCTGTGGCTGGTGATGCTTTACAGCAACAAATAATGTCACTTGCAATTCCTCATTCTATTACGTGTTCGTTTTCAACAGTTGAAGACCTGTCAGAGACGGTCATGTCGCTCGGTGGCTGCTCCAGTGCTGGAAACACGATTATTCTTTTTTCTTCATGCGAAGATGTTCGCAAAGCCTTTGAGGCTGGATTTAAATTTAGCTCAGTCAATATAGGCAACATTCATTATGGCCCTGGTAAAAAACAAATTTCTCCAAGTGTCGCCCTAAGTTCTGATGACGAATCTTGTTTACATTATTTCAAAGGTAAAGGGATAGAATTAGACTTTAGATGCGTACCAAATGATCCCGTGCAAGTGAGGTTCTCATGA
- a CDS encoding PTS sugar transporter subunit IIC, with product MDCGDRFFFAVFCLFRFSINIGLLERPLVVGFIWGVFTGDYATSLKIAVFFELFWLDNIPAGTYIPPHILASTVAALALTTSFGFTEAPQIMVILLACLPLAKLGAWLEYGLRQWHNRGYNDLLNWARKGEVGDNLPQKLVARSILRTLTTSWLFFWTSTVILHYVLRIFFHKWGGVVTSVEMQWSYLWIAASLGGLLALRLRKAYATFVFGVVLFGFIILAGLV from the coding sequence ATGGACTGCGGTGATCGGTTTTTTTTTGCAGTTTTTTGTCTGTTCAGATTTTCAATAAATATCGGACTTCTTGAAAGGCCGCTTGTTGTTGGTTTTATCTGGGGTGTTTTTACTGGAGACTATGCAACAAGTTTAAAGATTGCTGTTTTTTTTGAATTATTCTGGCTGGATAACATACCTGCCGGAACATATATTCCCCCTCATATTCTAGCTTCAACTGTCGCAGCTCTAGCGTTGACCACTTCATTTGGTTTTACCGAGGCTCCGCAGATTATGGTTATTTTGCTGGCCTGTCTTCCTTTGGCTAAGCTCGGAGCATGGCTCGAGTACGGCCTGAGGCAGTGGCATAACCGTGGTTATAACGATTTATTGAACTGGGCGAGGAAGGGAGAAGTGGGTGATAATCTGCCTCAGAAGCTAGTTGCGCGATCTATTTTAAGAACATTGACAACATCGTGGCTTTTTTTCTGGACAAGTACGGTCATCCTTCATTATGTACTTCGTATATTTTTTCACAAATGGGGTGGCGTTGTCACTTCTGTGGAGATGCAATGGTCTTATTTATGGATCGCCGCCAGTCTTGGTGGGCTTTTAGCTCTGAGACTGCGTAAAGCTTACGCTACTTTCGTATTTGGCGTAGTTCTTTTCGGCTTCATTATTCTTGCTGGCTTAGTATGA
- the rapZ gene encoding RNase adapter RapZ: MDRDGAFPVIVVSGLSGAGKSTVLKVFEDLRFFCVDGLPASMLPRLVQLFTGKDDDYRGLVLGMDLRQQDFVGEWQSTCMELGSGGVCPSLIFLEARLPELVRRYATTRRPHPLESRELGLEQALEEEKALLEPLRKASDLVIDTTTYSIHDLRRRIQEKWSELTEGASGLRVNVISFGFKHDVPTEADMVMDLRFLPNPYFEKELRPLSGKDKAISDYVLGSKTGSIFIEKYLDFLQYILPLYAEEGRYRLTIAVGCTGGRHRSVAVAERIFATLKNSGYSANLEHKHINLE; encoded by the coding sequence GTGGATAGAGATGGCGCATTTCCCGTTATAGTTGTCAGTGGTTTATCTGGTGCAGGTAAATCTACTGTTTTAAAAGTTTTCGAAGATTTACGTTTTTTCTGCGTTGACGGGCTTCCGGCAAGTATGTTGCCTAGGCTCGTTCAGCTTTTTACAGGAAAGGATGACGATTATCGAGGACTTGTACTTGGTATGGATTTACGGCAACAAGATTTCGTTGGTGAATGGCAGTCCACCTGTATGGAACTAGGTTCAGGCGGAGTTTGTCCGAGTCTCATTTTTCTTGAAGCAAGATTGCCGGAATTAGTCAGGCGTTACGCCACCACTCGCAGGCCTCATCCTCTCGAATCAAGAGAACTTGGTCTTGAGCAGGCTCTTGAAGAGGAGAAGGCACTTCTTGAACCTCTTCGCAAAGCTTCCGACTTAGTAATTGACACTACCACTTACTCGATTCATGATCTCAGACGCCGCATTCAGGAAAAGTGGTCTGAGCTTACTGAAGGTGCTTCCGGTCTTAGAGTTAATGTTATTTCTTTTGGGTTTAAACACGATGTTCCGACGGAAGCGGACATGGTTATGGACTTAAGATTCTTACCTAATCCTTACTTTGAAAAGGAACTCAGACCCTTGTCTGGCAAAGATAAAGCCATTTCTGATTACGTGTTAGGGTCAAAGACAGGATCTATTTTTATTGAGAAATATTTAGATTTCCTTCAGTATATTCTTCCTCTATACGCAGAAGAGGGAAGATATCGACTGACAATAGCTGTCGGCTGCACTGGCGGTCGTCATAGGTCGGTTGCAGTGGCCGAACGCATATTTGCCACACTCAAGAATAGTGGGTACTCTGCAAATCTTGAACATAAGCATATAAATTTAGAATAA
- a CDS encoding PTS sugar transporter subunit IIA, with protein MIINDNLDKGLVVYELASSDKSGVLREMVSTLKAKGLEVDVEEALQVLMSREKLGTTGIGDGIAIPHGKLECLDEIVVVVGRSGRGIDYEALDMLPCHIFFMVLAPEQGTGTHLKVLAQISRQLKDEAFRDAFKGAKDQQELLGLLNLT; from the coding sequence ATGATAATAAATGATAATTTGGATAAGGGACTTGTTGTTTATGAACTCGCTAGCTCTGATAAGAGCGGAGTTCTGAGAGAAATGGTTTCAACTCTTAAAGCCAAAGGGCTTGAGGTTGATGTCGAAGAAGCTCTCCAGGTCCTCATGAGTCGCGAAAAACTCGGAACTACCGGTATAGGGGATGGCATTGCCATCCCCCACGGTAAATTAGAGTGTTTAGATGAGATAGTTGTGGTTGTTGGTAGAAGTGGTCGTGGAATTGACTACGAAGCCCTCGATATGCTGCCTTGTCACATATTCTTTATGGTTCTGGCCCCCGAGCAAGGGACAGGAACTCATTTAAAAGTTCTTGCTCAGATATCCCGACAACTAAAAGATGAAGCATTCAGAGATGCATTCAAGGGCGCGAAGGACCAGCAAGAATTGCTTGGTCTGCTCAATCTTACTTAA
- the hpf gene encoding ribosome hibernation-promoting factor, HPF/YfiA family produces the protein MNVAFTFKNFDASDHLKEYANAKFGKLDKFITNPDNTDIQVNLSVDKFRHVAEVVLSTDNIHISAYEASEDMYSTVDLVLDKLEVQLRRMREKMRSHRRRDTAPARMDVLSYPEPEEENNEPTIVETDHFVPKPMSVDEAAMQLQTLTSEFLVFRNADTEAINVIYRRNNGDFGLIDPGY, from the coding sequence ATGAATGTTGCATTTACCTTTAAGAACTTTGACGCTTCTGACCACTTGAAGGAATACGCTAACGCTAAGTTTGGTAAGCTTGATAAGTTTATAACAAACCCGGACAATACTGATATTCAGGTAAATTTGTCAGTAGATAAGTTTCGGCACGTTGCGGAAGTGGTCTTAAGCACTGATAACATTCATATCTCGGCCTACGAAGCCTCTGAAGATATGTACTCTACCGTGGATTTGGTTCTTGATAAGCTTGAAGTGCAGCTTAGACGCATGCGCGAAAAGATGAGAAGTCACAGGCGTAGGGACACAGCTCCTGCTCGTATGGACGTTCTTAGTTACCCTGAGCCAGAAGAAGAGAATAACGAACCTACTATTGTTGAGACTGATCACTTTGTGCCAAAGCCTATGTCTGTAGACGAAGCCGCAATGCAGCTTCAGACTCTTACTAGTGAGTTCCTCGTCTTTAGAAATGCTGATACCGAAGCTATAAATGTTATTTACCGTCGCAATAATGGCGATTTTGGATTGATTGATCCAGGATACTAA